A genomic region of Populus nigra chromosome 11, ddPopNigr1.1, whole genome shotgun sequence contains the following coding sequences:
- the LOC133668359 gene encoding uncharacterized protein LOC133668359, with protein sequence MENEERAQLEAQHQKEVDNLKEEVARLTSLLEQALRDKSGKAILTAQPEDMHVTHFDPQNLGANRVSSEFQQAMHFQPAYPSRIPFTIDSTEKESQKGKMVKEEGLEKWTALEERIRAVEGNHLCDLVKAVNMCLVPNIVIPKKFRVPEFIKYTGTQCPITHLKAYCNKMAEVVDDEKLLIHFFQDSLSDAALTWYMRLDNTKVKKWKDLVDAFMRQYKFNIDMGPDRLSLQAMEKNNKESIREYARRWSEVAAQVNPPMLEKEMISLFSNTFKSPYFEFLVRSSAQHFTDLVIIAERIE encoded by the coding sequence atggaaaacgaagaaagagccCAGTTGGAAGCCCAACATCAAAAAGAGGTGGATAATCTTAAAGAAGAAGTCGCAAGGCTTACTAGTCTACTCGAGCAGGCCTTGAGAGATAAATCTGGAAAAGCAATACTTACAGCTCAGCCTGAAGATATGCATGTAACTCATTTTGATCCACAGAATCTGGGGGCAAATAGGGTGTCATCTGAATTTCAACAAGCTATGCATTTCCAGCCAGCATACCCCTCAAGGATACCGTTTACCATTGATTCTACCGAGAAAGAATCTCAAAAGGGCAAGATGGTGAAAGAAGAGGGTTTGGAAAAATGGACTGCCTTAGAAGAGAGgataagggcagttgagggaaaCCATTTGTGCGACCTGGTGAAAGCTGTCAATATGTGTTTGGTGCCTAACATAGTCATTCCTAAGAAGTTTAGGGTGCcggaatttattaaatatacggGAACTCAATGCCCTATAACTCATCTCAAAGCATATTGCAACAAAATGGCTGAGGTGGTGGATGATGAGAAATTGCTGATTCATTTCTTCCAAGACAGCTTGAGTGACGCTGCCCTCACTTGGTATATGCGGTTGGACAATACCAAGGTTAAAAAATGGAAGGACttagttgatgccttcatgaggcaatataagttcaatatagaCATGGGCCCTGATCGTTTAAGCTTGCAAGCTATGGAGAAGAACAACAAGGAGTCCATAAGAGAATACGCCCGGAGATGGAGTGAGGTAGCTGCACAAGTTAATCCTCCCATGTTGGAAAAAGAGATGAtcagtttattttccaacacCTTTAAATCTCCATACTTTGAATTCTTGGTTAGAAGCTCTGCACAACATTTTACTGACCTGGTTATTATAGCTGAGAGGATTGAATAA
- the LOC133668354 gene encoding disease resistance protein RPV1-like, with translation MQKEKRKQSKDEENDSSSRKRRKGDLTAMTEPESSRSRPEGAYDVFLSFRGEDTRKTFTDHLYSALVQAGIHTFRDDDELPRGEEISDHLLRAIQESRISIVVFSKGYASSRWCLNELVEILKCKNRKTGQIVLPIFYDIDPSYVRKQNGSFAEAFVKHEERFEEKLVKEWRKALEEAGNLSGWNLNDMANGHEAKFIKGIIKDVLNKLRRECLYVPEHLVGMDLAHDIYDFLSTATDDVRIVGIHGMPGIGKTTIAKVVFNQLCYRFEGSCFLSNINETSKQFNGLALLQKQLLHDILKQDVANINCVDRGKVLIKDRLCRKRVLVVADDVAHLEQLNALMGERNWFGPGSRVIITTRDSNLLREADQTYQIEELKRDESLQLFSRHAFKDTKPAEDYIELSKKAVDFCGGLPLALKVIGALLYRENKDKWESEIDNLSRIPNQDIQGKLLISYHALDDELQRAFLDIACFFIGIEKEYVAKVLGARCRLNPEVVLETLRERSLIQFHVSIIKDERQLFGRTVTMHDLLRDMGREVVCKASPLLLGKRTRIWNKDDAWNVLEQQKGTEVVEGLKLDVRASEAKSLSTGSFAKMKCLNLLQINGAHLTGSFKLLSKELMWICWLQCPLKYFPSDFTLDNLAVLDMQYSNLKELWKGKKILNRLKIFNLSHSQNLVKTPNLHSSSLEKLILEGCSSLVEVHQSIGHSTSLVFLNLEGCWSLKILPESVGNVKSLETLNISRCSQLKKLPERMGDMESLTEVLADGIENEKFLSSIGQLKHVRTLSLSGYSSAPPSCSSISAGVSNLKRWLPTSFIEWISVKRLGLSNGGLSDHATNCVDFRGLSALEELDLSGNKFSSLPSGIGFLPKLKYLSVLECKYLVSIPDLPSSLDRLDACYCKSLERVRIPIESKKELYINLYRSHSLEEIQGIEGLSSNIFWYIEVANCRYSPKKLQKSVIEAMCNGRHPYRIYDIRGEMPKWLSYRGEGCSLSFHIPPVFHGLVLWFDKDSHYYLNTDIIIIIRNKSNGIQLFEDKRTQRILHLYIGGWIRYISRSEMAMEDYCGDDELELYISYTLYDYAFRPVYVEECGVHVIAGKLDSFEESAVGTDTVMPSPPLYHLLPHPHCGSITASTPKQWSDYLFAKLQEHRLNLILKGKNKYFI, from the exons atgcaGAAAGAAAAACGCAAGCAATCCAAAGATGAAGAAAACGATTCATCCTCgcgaaagagaagaaaaggtgaCCTCA CTGCCATGACAGAGCCAGAGTCTTCTCGATCTAGACCAGAAGGGGCCTATGATGTCTTCTTGAGTTTTAGAGGAGAAGACACTCGCAAGACATTTACAGATCATCTATATTCTGCCTTGGTCCAAGCAGGAATCCACACTTTTCGAGATGATGATGAACTTCCGAGAGGAGAAGAAATCTCCGATCATCTCCTCAGGGCAATTCAAGAATCAAGGATATCCATAGTTGTGTTCTCAAAAGGATATGCTTCTTCTAGATGGTGTCTCAATGAACTTGTAGAGATTCTTAAgtgcaaaaatagaaaaaccggTCAGATTGTTCTTCCTATATTCTATGACATTGATCCTTCATATGTGAGAAAACAGAATGGCAGTTTTGCAGAAGCATTTGTTAAACATGAAGAGCGTTTTGAAGAGAAGTTGGTGAAGGAGTGGAGAAAAGCTCTTGAGGAGGCTGGAAATCTATCTGGATGGAATCTCAATGATATGGCAAATGG GCATGAAGCAAAATTTATCAAAGGGATTATCAAGGATGTGTTGAATAAATTACGTCGCGAGTGCTTATATGTTCCTGAGCACCTGGTAGGTATGGATCTTGCTCACGATATTTATGACTTTCTAAGTACTGCAACAGATGATGTACGCATTGTGGGCATACATGGGATGCCAGGAATAGGAAAGACAACTATAGCAAAAGTTGTATTTAATCAACTCTGCTATAGATTCGAGGGAAGCTGCTTTCTTTCGAATATCAAtgaaacatcaaaacaattcaatggTCTGGCTCTTTTACAAAAGCAACttcttcatgatattttaaaacaagatgTTGCTAACATCAATTGTGTCGATAGAGGAAAGGTTCTGATCAAAGATCGACTTTGTCGCAAAAGAGTTCTTGTTGTTGCTGATGATGTGGCTCATCTGGAACAGCTGAATGCATTGATGGGAGAGCGAAATTGGTTTGGTCCCGGAAGTAGAGTAATTATTACAACAAGAGATTCAAATCTTCTTCGTGAAGCAGATCAAACATATCAGATCGAAGAACTGAAACGAGATGAGTCCCTTCAGCTTTTCAGCAGGCATGCCTTTAAGGACACCAAGCCAGCAGAAGATTATATTGAGCTTTCGAAGAAAGCCGTTGATTTCTGTGGAGGACTTCCTTTAGCTCTTAAGGTTATAGGAGCTCTTCTGTACAGGGAAAACAAAGATAAATGGGAAAGTGAAATTGACAACTTGAGCAGAATTCCAAACCAAGATATTCAAGGAAAGCTTCTAATAAGTTATCACGCACTTGATGATGAACTACAAAGGGCATTCCTTGATATTGCATGCTTCTTTATTGGTATAGAGAAAGAATACGTCGCAAAAGTGCTAGGAGCCCGTTGCCGTCTCAATCCAGAAGTTGTTTTGGAAACTCTCCGTGAAAGGTCTCTGATTCAATTTCATGTGTCTATAATTAAAGATGAAAGGCAGTTATTTGGAAGGACGGTAACCATGCATGATCTATTACGAGACATGGGAAGGGAGGTCGTCTGTAAAGCGTCTCCCTTGCTTCTTGGAAAAAGGACCAGAATTTGGAATAAAGACGATGCATGGAATGTGCTTGAGCAGCAGAAG ggtacGGAAGTTGTAgagggtcttaaactggatgtcAGAGCATCAGAAGCTAAATCACTGAGCACAGGATCATTTGCAAAAATGAAATGCTTAAATTTACTCCAAATCAACGGAGCACATCTCACCGGATCCTTCAAACTGCTTTCTAAAGAGTTGATGTGGATTTGTTGGCTTCAATGTCCTTTGAAATATTTTCCATCTGATTTTACCTTGGACAATCTAGCTGTTCTTGATATGCAGTACAGTAACCTCAAAGAACTATGGAAGGGAAAAAAG ATTCTCAACAGGTTAAAAATCTTTAATCTCAGTCATTCTCAGAACCTTGTTAAAACACCAAACTTACACAGTTCAAGTCTAGAGAAACTAATTCTGGAAGGTTGCTCGAGTTTAGTTGAGGTGCATCAATCAATTGGACATTCGACAAGTCTTGTTTTCTTGAATCTGGAGGGATGTTGGAGTCTGAAGATTCTCCCTGAAAGCGTTGGCAATGTAAAGTCTCTTGAAACTCTGAATATTTCTAGGTGTTCACAACTTAAGAAATTGCCAGAACGCATGGGTGATATGGAATCCTTAACTGAGGTGCTAGCCGATGGGATTGAAAATGAGAAATTTCTCTCTTCAATTGGACAATTAAAGCATGTCAGAACATTATCATTGTCTGGATACAGTTCGGCTCCACCAAGTTGTTCTTCGATTTCAGCAGGTGTTTCAAATTTGAAACGTTGGCTGCCAACATCTTTCATTGAATGGATATCAGTGAAACGTCTTGGGCTTTCGAATGGTGGTTTGTCTGATCACGCAACTAACTGTGTTGATTTTAGGGGTTTGTCTGCTCTAGAAGAATTGGATCTATCAGGAAACAAATTCTCTAGCCTGCCTTCTGGGATCGGCTTCCTTCCCAAGCTAAAGTACTTGTCTGTTCTAGAATGCAAATATCTTGTATCAATCCCAGATCTTCCCTCAAGTTTAGACCGTTTGGATGCTTGTTATTGCAAATCATTGGAAAGAGTAAGAATACCAATCGAGTCAAAAAAAGAACTATATATAAATCTATATAGAAGTCATTCGTTAGAAGAGATTCAGGGCATCGAAGGTCTAAGtagtaatattttttggtatattGAAGTTGCTAACTGCAGGTATTCACCAAAGAAATTACAGAAGAGCGTTATTGAG GCAATGTGCAACGGTCGTCACCCGTATCGTATTTACGACATTCGTGGTGAGATGCCAAAGTGGTTGAGCTACAGGGGAGAAGGATGCTCATTGTCATTCCATATACCTCCAGTCTTCCATGGCTTAGTTCTTTGGTTTGATAAGGATTCTCATTATTACTTGAACActgacattattattattataagaaataaaagcaaTGGTATTCAATTGTTTGAAGATAAACGAACACAGAGAATATTACATTTATATATTGGGGGATGGATAAGATACATAAGTAGAAGTGAAATGGCAATGGAAGATTACTGTGGAGATGACGAATTGGAACTATACATTTCTTATACGTTGTACGATTATGCATTCCGACCCGTATACGTTGAAGAATGTGGGGTCCATGTGATCGCAGGGAAGTTAGATTCATTTGAAGAGTCGGCGGTGGGAACAGATACAGTGATGCCTTCACCACCGCTGTATCATCTGCTTCCTCATCCTCATTGTGGTTCAATTACAGCGTCTACACCTAAGCAATGGAGTGACTATTTATTTGCGAAGCTGCAAGAACATAGACTCAATTTAATACTTAAAGGTAAGAACAAATATttcatttag